From one Lineus longissimus chromosome 3, tnLinLong1.2, whole genome shotgun sequence genomic stretch:
- the LOC135485044 gene encoding paired mesoderm homeobox protein 2B-like, with protein MFQGGQNLFLPNLYYLYAANMPFSNESGISVWPTSSNLVAEDLSTRSKHQVRCRLNLMDTFSMKNQQRNSPKPAKTGFSIADILKKDSETVDMETDGEMMKKIYHRIDEERLCNSLADFSQEDGDFSWLQCTRYKPPKLPRLKKKEGVKKRKLGRNPRVPFTQHQVNTLEQKFRRTHYLSSLDVAELSSALNLTETRVKIWFQNRRARERRERDGKGTSVAKSASFSKNSENSNTDDCSSASSSDGNGKGEDGGRLSWYTPIPPPTSAMAQFNNAVQNGTSAFSPVSLTMT; from the exons ATGTTCCAAGGTGGTCAGAACTTGTTCCTTCCGAATCTTTACTACTTATACGCGGCAAATATGCCTTTTTCGAACGAAAGCGGTATTTCAGTTTGGCCGACAAGCTCCAATCTGGTTGCAGAAGACTTGTCAACAAGGAGTAAACACCAAGTGAGGTGTCGTCTGAACCTCATGGACACCTTCTCAATGAAGAACCAGCAACGCAATTCGCCAAAACCTGCCAAAACTGGTTTCTCGATTGcggacattttgaaaaaggaTTCGGAAACGGTCGACATGGAAACTGATGGagaaatgatgaagaagattTACCACCGAATTGACGAGGAAAGACTTTGTAATTCTTTGGCAGATTTCTCCCAGGAGGATGGCGACTTCTCTTGGCTCCAGTGCACGAGGTATAAACCACCAAAACTGCCAC gtCTCAAGAAGAAGGAGGGCGTGAAGAAAAGGAAGCTAGGTCGTAATCCTCGGGTACCCTTCACTCAGCATCAAGTCAACACGCTGGAGCAAAAGTTCCGGCGGACCCATTACCTTAGTAGTCTTGATGTGGCGGAACTCTCAAGTGCCCTAAATCTTACGGAGACAAGG GTTAAGATCTGGTTCCAGAACAGGCGAGCAAGAGAGAGACGAGAGAGGGATGGAAAAGGTACATCGGTCGCCAAGTCAGCCTCATTCTCCAAGAACAGCGAAAACAGCAACACTGACGACTGCAGCAGTGCATCGAGTAGCGATGGAAATGGTAAGGGGGAGGATGGTGGAAGGCTATCTTGGTACACCCCCATTCCCCCACCAACCAGTGCCATGGCACAGTTCAACAACGCAGTACAGAACGGAACATCAGCATTCTCACCAGTCAGCTTGACCATGACGTAG